One Archangium violaceum genomic window, GCCCTCGCGTGAGATGGGGACGTACACGGGCAGTGATAATTGGATGAGGGGCCCATCCGAGTGTCGGCCGGCCAACGCGGCAGAGCTTCTGAAAAGACGACAGGGGGACCGGCTCGACGGCCCGGTCCCCCTTCTCTACGAGAGCCTCCGCGTGGGGGCTCTGCGCGGGCGACTAGTTGCCTGTCGCGTCAGCAGTCACCTGCTCGCTGGACGCCGTGGTGCCGGAGCCGCTGAGGCTCTCGACGACGTACTGGAACGCGCGGCCCGCGCTCTCGCGGTCGACGAAGCGCAGGGCGGTCGTCTCAAGTGCGCCCGCACCGCTGATCTCCGCGATGATCTGGCCCGCCGCCGTCGGAACGGCCGGGTCCACGCGCCACACGCGGTAGAGCTTGTGGTGGGCGGTGTGCGTCCAGGCCAGCTCCACCAGGCCCTGGGCGTTGCGCGTGGCCGACAGGCTCGGCGCCACTGCCGGAGCATCCAGGGACAGCACGTTGATGTCCCAGCGCACGCCTCCGATCTCCGTCTTCCCATCGCCGCTGAGCTGCTTGATGAGGACCGGCTGCAGGCCAGGAGCGGCGCCCGCGTTGATGGCGAACGCCACGTCGAGCTTCTCCGAGGCGCCCTTCGCCAGCACCACGTTCAGCAGGGTGCCGCCATCCGGGCTCACGCTCACGGAGGTTCCACCGGCCAGGGTGATGCCCGTGCTGCGACGGCCACCCGCCACCCAGCCCTTGAAGAGGCGGGCGCCCAGGTCCGCGTGTTCGAGCCGATCAGCTCGGGGTAGGCCATCGGATCGCCCTGCGACACCCACCGCGCCAGCAGGCAGTAGTGGCCCGCCGCCGGGACGTTGGCCCAGCCAAGGCGCACCTCGCGGATCTCGTTCGGGTTCAGGTAGAGGCCGTGCTCCACGTTGATCAGCGTCCAGTGGTTCGGCCAGAGCGCGCCGCCGCCCGAGGCGGAGTAGTAGACGTAGAGCGAACCGGCGACGGGGCCGGTGGCCACCTTCGGGCCGTTGTTGCGCAGCGTCACGAAGACGTTGTTGTTGGCCGAGCCGAACACCGGGTTGACGCTGCTCGGGCAGCCGTTGGCGCTGGTGCACACCTTGATGTCCGGGCTCATGTAGATGGACGCAGCCGTGCTCGGCTCGGTACCGAAGTCCGTCACGTCGTCCTTGATGTAGACGTCGGACGGCGTGCGGGGGCAGTTGCTCATGAAGTCCTGCACCGCCTGGAGCATGTCGGAGGCGTCCGGCCGCGTCAGGCGGTACTGGCCCCGCGAGGTGTTGGCGTAGTCCTGCTCCCCCAAGCGGGAGCGGAGGAGGCGAGCGTGGAGCCCCAGGCAGCGGCCAGCAAGGAGCCGATAAAGGAGAAGACGCCGCGAGTAGACTTTCGCCGAGTTGCTCACGAGGACGTTCGACTTCGACGTGTTCGCCTGCGTGAGGTGTGGAGGCAGGCTTGAGAGTGCTGGCGTACGTGAACGAGGCGGGAGGGGTGCGAGCGATTCTGGAGCACCTGGGCCTGCCCACGGCAGGTGCGAGGCTGGCCCCGGCGCACGGGCCCCTCCACGCCTCGTGGTGTTGAAGCTCAAGCCGCCAGCGCCAACAGAGTCAGGCCCCTGCCGCGCTCCTCATGGGAGGGCGGCCTGGGCCGGCGTGTACCCCAAGGGGCAACGCGGCTTCTCCACCCGCCTGACTCACTGCTCGGGCCGGCCCCCCTCAGCGGCCCTCCTCGCCACCTCCGCTCCAGGCCGCCACCTCTCAACAGGGCTCCTATCCGTCCTATACTTCGCCTGGTTGGAGACGGCCCGCAGCGCACGGACAGAGAGGCCTCGCGCAGCCATTCCGGTGGACAGGCCGTCGTCGGGCTCTTTGACACCAGCCGTGGCACCGGGCGAAGGCGGAGTTGCTGCGCTGCGTGATGTCCTGACCGAACCGGGGAGCAGACTCTTCCTTGTTACAAGAGCGTCACGGAGAGTGGGTATGCTGTGCGGCGAGGGAGGTGGTCATGTCGTGGGTGCTCCAAGCGGCGGTCGTGCTGGCAATCCCGTTGAGTCTCCTGGGAGCCGTGGAGGCAGGTGTCTACCTTCACCGTAAGGCCCGGGAATTCAGGAGGGCCTCTGTTGCAACGGCCGTCGACCTCCAGCTCGGCGGCATGGCCGGCATCAGCGCCTTCAGGGGTTGGTTGGCGGACCTGGTCGATGGGACGTCGAGCGACGGCGATTCATCGGGCCTTGATGCTTCGTCCGGCGGGGATGCGGATGCATCCGATGCAGGTGGCGATTGAGCGCACAGGGCGGACATCCGCCGCCGGTCACGAGTCGAGCACCTCGGTGTTCTGTCAAGCAACCAGGCGCCATTGTCCGTCCTCCGTGGACATCACACAGAGCGGGCTGCTGTATCAAACGGGGAACTCTCGCCGCGGAGACGCGTCCGGGAGGATCACCACCTTGCCCGATGTCTTTCGTTGCTCCATCGCACGGTGCGCGTCGGCGAGCTCACCCAGGGCGAACGTCTGGCTGATCACCTCGAGTTCGCTCTTCGCCACGAGCTCGAACGCTTCGCGGAGTGCTGCCGCCTGGACATCGGACGGCAACGCCGGCAGCGAAAAGCCCACCAGGGCCTGATTCTGGTAGGTCATCCGCATGAGTTGCTCGCCGTTGACCTGTGTACCGAGCGGACTGTCGGCGCCAAAGACGACGAGTCTGCCTCGCGGGGCCAGTGCCCGAAGACTCTGCGCGAAGATGTCACCACCGCTTCTCTCGAAAACCACGTCGGCGCCGCGGCCTTCCGTCACCTCCCGGACGCGCTCGGGCCAGTCCACGCGCGTGTAGTCGATGGCGATATCGGCTCCGAGTCGCCTCGCGAGCGCGCGTTTCTCCTCGGTGCTGGCTCCGGCGATGACGCGTCGAGCACCGAACCTCCTCGTGAGCTGGACGAGAAAGGAACCGACGCCGCCCGATGCCGCCGGGATGAACACCGCGTCACCGTCCTGGACCCGGGCCGCGATGCGAAGCGCGGCGAGTGCGGTAGGGGCCTGGTTCAGCAGCGCCACGGCTTTGTCGAAGGGAAGGCCGTCGGGAATCGGGGTGATGAGAGAGGCCGGCGCGAGTGCCAGTTCCGCGAAGGCGCCCTGGTTGGGCAGCATGGCCACGACGCGGGCACCGCTCCGGAGATGTGCCACTCCGCTGCCGACCGCGGTGATGACTCCCGCGGCTTCGTAGCCCGGAGTGAATGGCAGGCTCGGCGCTCCGGGAAGTCGTCCATCGCGCAGCAGCACCTCCGCGTAGTTCAACCCGGCGGCGTGCACCCGGATCACCACCTCGCCATCGCCTGGAACAGGAGCCTCGACCTCTTCGAGTCGAAGTTCCTCGGGTCCTCCGAGACGTCGCATTCGAATTGCTTTCATACCTGTCTCCACCGTGAGCCTGCGCTCCACGCGAAGGGTTCGCATGTCTGTCGCAAGACGTACGAAGGAGATAGCCCGTGGAGCCAGGACGATCACTGGCCGTTCGTCCGGTTTTATGGCTCAATCGTCCGGGAGGAGAGGCCCATGGATGTTCTCGCCGACACCCTGCGCAGCGTTCACCTGCGGAGCATCGTCAACGGTCGGTTGGAGATGAGCGCCCCCTGGGGCATGCGTGTCGACGCGCGAGACGTGACCACGTTCTATGTGGTCACCCGCGGAGGTTGCGTGCTCGAGACCCGCGACACGCGTCTCACGCTCGCGGCGGGTGATTTCGTCTTCATCCTCGCGGGGACCCCGTTCGTTATCAAGGACAGCACGAAGACGCCGCCCGTCCCGGCGACTGAAATCTACGCGAACCGGGGAGGGCGTTGCGGAGGACTCATGCGCTATGGAGGACCGGGAGCACCCACGACGCTCATCGCGGGCAGCTTCGTCTTCGAGGGAATGTCATTGAGCCCGCTCGTCGCGTGCCTGCCAACGGTGCTCCATGTGAAGGGTGACGGCGGCATCGCCACGCGGTGGCTCGAGTCCACGATGCAGTTCGTGGCATCGGAGATGGAAGCCGAGCAGCCCGGCCATGAAACCGTTGCGAGCCGGCTGGGTGACGTGTTGCTGGTCCAGGCGCTGCGAACATATGTGGCGTCGCTGCCCATCGAGCAGGGGGGATGGCTTCGGGCCCTTTTCGATCCACAACTCGGTGTGGCGCTGCAACGCCTCCATGAAAGGCCGCAAGAGCCCTGGACGGTCGAAAGTCTCGCGCGGATCGCGAGCATGTCGCGCTCGGTGTTCGCGGAGCGTTTCAAGTCGCTCATCGGCGAAGGGCCGATGACATACCTGACGCGCTGGCGCATGCACAAGGCCATGCAACTCATGGCGGAACGAGGGCCGTCGACGAGTGCGATTGCACAAGCGGTCGGCTACGAGACAGACAGCGCTTTCGTCAAGGCCTTCAAGCGCCACGTGGGGGAGACCCCGGGCTCTTTCCGGCGTCGGATGAAGGACCGCGAAGCAACCCCGCCCGAGAGGGCGTCACGCTGACTCGCGCCTCAGGCACGCACGCGCACGACGAGCTGTCCGAAGGGCCTCCGGTCCAGGTGCTCCAGCACGGCCGCGTCCCACGCGTGCCCGAGACAGCAGTGCCCTGGCCTTGTCCAGGTCCGCCTTTCCAATCCACGACCGTTCCGGTGTCGGCTCCATCGGCGCGGAAACGAGCCGGATGCGCGGGCCCGAAGTGGGAGTCGACGCGAAGGCGTGGGGCCGTGGCATCGACCGCGCGCACTACGCATTCGCGCCCCCGAAGCGGACTATCTCGACGAGACTGTTACCGAGCACGCTGGATGAGGGAGAAGTGGGCCTGGGTGAGCAAGCAGAATGATGGAGAGGCCCCCCGGGCGTGGCTCAGTCAGTGGGTGTGGCGGGCCCAGACCCGCCAGGGCCCAGCAAAGGGCTGGCTACCTTCTCCTCGAGCCCATCTCCTTCCGCTTGGAGCACTTCACGGATGACACGATCGGCCACCTCGTCCAACCAGCCACGCAGGGTCGCGGCGAGCTGCTGGTACTGGGGCCAGAGGGTCT contains:
- a CDS encoding quinone oxidoreductase family protein; amino-acid sequence: MHAAGLNYAEVLLRDGRLPGAPSLPFTPGYEAAGVITAVGSGVAHLRSGARVVAMLPNQGAFAELALAPASLITPIPDGLPFDKAVALLNQAPTALAALRIAARVQDGDAVFIPAASGGVGSFLVQLTRRFGARRVIAGASTEEKRALARRLGADIAIDYTRVDWPERVREVTEGRGADVVFERSGGDIFAQSLRALAPRGRLVVFGADSPLGTQVNGEQLMRMTYQNQALVGFSLPALPSDVQAAALREAFELVAKSELEVISQTFALGELADAHRAMEQRKTSGKVVILPDASPRREFPV
- a CDS encoding AraC family transcriptional regulator, coding for MDVLADTLRSVHLRSIVNGRLEMSAPWGMRVDARDVTTFYVVTRGGCVLETRDTRLTLAAGDFVFILAGTPFVIKDSTKTPPVPATEIYANRGGRCGGLMRYGGPGAPTTLIAGSFVFEGMSLSPLVACLPTVLHVKGDGGIATRWLESTMQFVASEMEAEQPGHETVASRLGDVLLVQALRTYVASLPIEQGGWLRALFDPQLGVALQRLHERPQEPWTVESLARIASMSRSVFAERFKSLIGEGPMTYLTRWRMHKAMQLMAERGPSTSAIAQAVGYETDSAFVKAFKRHVGETPGSFRRRMKDREATPPERASR